From a region of the Pseudoxanthomonas sp. X-1 genome:
- the benB gene encoding benzoate 1,2-dioxygenase small subunit produces the protein MSHDIAAIAAFLYREARLLDDRQWDEWLTLYAEDVTYWMPAWDDDDRLTEDPQSQISLIYYPSRDGLEDRVFRIKTERSSASTPEPRTGHNTTNIELLAERGEEVDVRYNFHTLNHRYKITDHFFGTCYATLRRENGGYLFADKKIVLKNDYIRQVIDIYHV, from the coding sequence GTGAGCCACGACATCGCCGCCATCGCCGCGTTCCTGTACCGCGAAGCGCGCCTGCTGGACGACCGTCAGTGGGACGAATGGCTGACCCTGTACGCCGAGGACGTCACCTACTGGATGCCGGCCTGGGACGACGACGACCGGTTGACCGAGGACCCGCAGTCGCAGATCTCGCTGATCTACTACCCCAGCCGCGACGGCCTGGAGGATCGGGTGTTCCGGATCAAGACCGAGCGCTCCAGCGCGTCCACGCCCGAGCCGCGCACCGGGCACAACACCACCAACATCGAGCTGCTCGCCGAGCGCGGCGAGGAGGTGGACGTCCGCTACAACTTCCACACGCTCAACCACCGCTACAAGATCACCGACCACTTCTTCGGCACCTGCTACGCGACCCTGCGCCGCGAGAACGGCGGCTATCTGTTCGCCGACAAGAAGATCGTGCTGAAGAACGACTACATCCGCCAGGTCATCGACATCTACCACGTCTGA
- a CDS encoding DcaP family trimeric outer membrane transporter has product MPSSITMPRRATLACALAIALGAPGLAQAQTTTDARQDARIAQLENEVLALKQMVEQQQTQLVDARTRLAEATAPGAPPLKGPGVQASGALPPALTSATAAGNATPATAPAKAPIQNTAIVAGGDSHFSFGGFVKLDMLSTWTSDGAIADSTPGRLFYFPSATPVDAGPGKQYADFHAQFSRVWFGVDRVTDAGDKLKGYVEFDFFGGGNNNVGNEKFSNGYPPTLRHAYVQWNHWLAGQTWTNLMDLGSLPETVDFVGIVDGTLFARQAQIRYTTGNWSFSLENPQTWYQNRSPTQVSSGENDLPDLTARWTKKGDWGHFTVAGLARQLRTADDSTTGLALSVAGSLKVGPKDLLQYTVSGGPGLGRYIGFGLIPDGYIDTDGRLKAQDGYAGFAAWRHNWTANLRSTLAYSAAYIAVDERAVGAQATERTQSWRVNLIYSPFPRLDVGAELSWARRDLGNDAEGELGRVQTTVKYTF; this is encoded by the coding sequence ATGCCGTCATCCATCACCATGCCGCGCCGCGCCACGTTGGCCTGCGCGCTTGCCATCGCCCTTGGCGCGCCGGGCCTGGCCCAGGCGCAGACCACCACCGACGCGCGCCAGGACGCGCGCATCGCCCAGCTCGAAAACGAAGTGCTCGCGCTCAAGCAGATGGTCGAGCAGCAGCAGACCCAACTGGTGGATGCGCGCACGCGCCTGGCCGAGGCCACCGCGCCCGGCGCGCCGCCGCTCAAGGGGCCGGGCGTGCAGGCCAGCGGCGCACTGCCGCCGGCGCTGACATCGGCCACCGCGGCCGGCAACGCGACACCGGCGACCGCGCCGGCCAAGGCGCCGATCCAGAACACCGCTATCGTCGCCGGCGGCGACAGCCACTTCAGCTTCGGCGGCTTCGTCAAGCTGGACATGCTCTCGACCTGGACCAGCGACGGCGCGATCGCCGACAGCACGCCCGGGCGCCTGTTCTATTTCCCCTCGGCCACGCCGGTTGATGCCGGGCCGGGCAAGCAGTACGCCGACTTCCATGCGCAGTTCTCGCGCGTGTGGTTCGGCGTGGACCGCGTCACCGACGCCGGCGACAAGCTCAAGGGCTATGTCGAGTTCGACTTCTTCGGCGGCGGCAACAACAACGTGGGCAACGAGAAGTTCTCCAACGGTTATCCGCCCACGCTGCGCCACGCCTACGTGCAGTGGAACCACTGGCTGGCCGGCCAGACCTGGACCAACCTGATGGACCTGGGCTCGCTGCCGGAGACGGTGGACTTCGTCGGCATCGTCGACGGCACGCTGTTCGCGCGCCAGGCGCAGATCCGCTACACCACCGGCAACTGGTCCTTCTCGCTGGAGAACCCGCAGACCTGGTACCAGAACCGCAGCCCGACCCAGGTCAGCTCCGGCGAGAACGATCTGCCCGACCTCACGGCACGCTGGACCAAGAAGGGCGACTGGGGGCATTTCACCGTCGCCGGCCTGGCCCGGCAGCTGCGCACGGCCGACGACAGCACGACCGGCTTGGCGCTGAGCGTGGCCGGTTCGCTCAAGGTCGGGCCGAAGGACCTGCTGCAGTACACGGTCAGCGGCGGGCCCGGGCTGGGCCGCTACATCGGCTTCGGCCTGATCCCCGACGGTTACATCGACACCGACGGCCGGCTCAAGGCCCAGGACGGCTACGCCGGCTTCGCCGCGTGGCGCCACAACTGGACCGCCAACCTGCGCAGCACGCTGGCCTATTCGGCCGCGTACATCGCCGTGGACGAGCGGGCCGTCGGCGCGCAGGCCACCGAGCGCACCCAGTCCTGGCGCGTGAACCTGATCTACTCGCCGTTCCCGCGGCTGGACGTGGGCGCCGAGCTGAGCTGGGCGCGACGCGATCTGGGCAACGATGCCGAAGGCGAACTGGGCCGCGTGCAGACCACGGTCAAGTACACGTTCTGA
- a CDS encoding benzoate/H(+) symporter BenE family transporter — protein sequence MRDALRQLCRDASPSAVLAGVVATLISFAGPLVIVFQAAAALPAPLLASWVWAICIGSGVLGIVLSLRYRVPVVIAWSIPGSVLLVGLLPTLDYAVAIGAYLVASVLLLAIGLSGAFDRIVARLPPAITAAMLAGVLFGFATKAFVGMAAQVWLVLAMFAAFFVGRRWFARYAVVAVLITGVLVAALCGQLHGPLPALALTTPVWIAPRLEWQAIVSLGLPLLVVALTGQFMPGMAVLRTSGYARPAARPLLVWSGVASALLAPFGCHGLNPGAVTAALCTGPEAHPRAERRYVAGISGGVAYLLLGSVAGSVVALFSTLPRELVATLAGLALFPSIANALGTALAAPDARDAALVTFIVGASGMSLLGLGAAFWSLVFGLAAHLLLTWRRGRVGSVSVGGRTSSAGEEAMPAMGIEPPR from the coding sequence ATGCGCGACGCGCTGCGCCAGCTCTGCCGCGATGCCTCGCCCTCGGCGGTGTTGGCCGGCGTGGTCGCCACGCTGATCTCCTTCGCCGGGCCGCTGGTGATCGTGTTCCAGGCCGCGGCCGCGCTGCCGGCGCCGCTGCTCGCCTCGTGGGTCTGGGCGATCTGCATCGGCAGCGGCGTGCTGGGGATCGTGCTGAGCCTGCGCTATCGCGTCCCGGTGGTGATCGCCTGGTCGATTCCCGGTTCGGTGCTGCTGGTCGGCCTGCTGCCCACGCTCGACTACGCGGTGGCGATCGGCGCCTACCTGGTGGCCAGCGTATTGCTGCTGGCCATCGGGCTGTCCGGCGCGTTCGACCGGATCGTGGCGCGGCTGCCGCCGGCGATCACCGCGGCGATGCTGGCCGGCGTGCTGTTCGGCTTCGCCACCAAGGCCTTCGTCGGCATGGCCGCGCAGGTGTGGCTGGTGCTGGCGATGTTCGCGGCGTTCTTCGTCGGCCGGCGCTGGTTCGCCCGCTATGCGGTGGTGGCGGTGCTGATCACCGGCGTGCTGGTGGCGGCGCTGTGCGGGCAACTGCACGGCCCACTGCCGGCGCTGGCGTTGACCACGCCGGTGTGGATCGCACCGCGCCTGGAGTGGCAGGCCATCGTCAGCCTCGGCCTACCGCTGCTGGTGGTGGCTTTGACCGGGCAGTTCATGCCGGGCATGGCCGTGCTGCGGACCAGCGGCTACGCGCGGCCGGCCGCCCGGCCTCTGCTGGTGTGGTCGGGCGTGGCCTCGGCGCTGCTGGCGCCATTCGGCTGCCATGGTCTGAATCCCGGCGCGGTCACCGCCGCGCTGTGCACCGGGCCCGAGGCGCATCCGCGCGCCGAGCGGCGCTACGTGGCCGGCATCTCGGGTGGGGTCGCCTACCTGCTGCTGGGCAGCGTCGCCGGCAGCGTGGTGGCGCTGTTCTCCACGCTGCCCAGGGAGCTGGTTGCCACGCTGGCGGGGCTGGCGCTGTTTCCGAGCATCGCCAACGCGCTCGGCACCGCGCTGGCCGCGCCGGACGCGCGCGACGCGGCGCTGGTGACCTTCATCGTCGGGGCCTCGGGCATGTCGCTGCTGGGGCTGGGTGCGGCGTTCTGGAGTCTGGTGTTCGGCCTGGCCGCGCACCTGCTGCTGACGTGGCGACGCGGCCGCGTGGGGTCGGTTTCCGTTGGCGGTCGCACCTCCTCCGCAGGCGAGGAGGCCATGCCCGCGATGGGCATCGAACCGCCGCGCTGA
- a CDS encoding MFS transporter — protein sequence MHSIDVNEAIERGRFGRLQWTVVAMCGLLLVVDGYDVFIAGTVLPTLIKEWGLTKPEAGVLQAWALFGMMFGALIFGSLADRFGRKNGVVMSFLLFTVATLLTGFAQDPTQFKVARFFAGMGCGGLMPNAVALVNEYSPKRLRGTMVALMFSGYSVGGMVSAGLGIWMIPNLGWRPMFWIAVLPLLFLPLVWWKLPESLGFLIRRGDQAGARAIHARLPGATPLGPQDVLVHDAPTGATASVAELFRGGRGLRTLMLWTAFFCCLLLVFLLSSWLPKVMQEAGYAEKASLLTLFSLNFGGMAGAILGGRLGDRFGLPRVVVAYFVAATLSIALIGFDLPVAALFALVFVAGAATIGTQILLYASVAQLYELSIRSTGLGWASGVGRIGAIVGPTLGGVLLARELPLQQNFLIFAIPAALATLATLVYALSSQPPVATPRVAVAAEAP from the coding sequence ATGCACAGCATCGACGTGAACGAGGCAATCGAACGCGGCCGTTTCGGCCGGCTGCAGTGGACGGTGGTGGCCATGTGCGGGCTGCTGCTGGTGGTGGACGGCTACGACGTGTTCATCGCCGGCACGGTGCTGCCGACGCTGATCAAGGAATGGGGGCTGACCAAGCCCGAGGCGGGCGTGCTGCAGGCCTGGGCGCTGTTCGGGATGATGTTTGGCGCGCTGATCTTCGGCTCGCTGGCCGACCGCTTCGGTCGCAAGAACGGCGTGGTCATGAGCTTCCTGCTGTTCACCGTGGCCACGCTGCTGACCGGCTTCGCCCAGGATCCGACCCAGTTCAAGGTGGCGCGCTTCTTCGCCGGCATGGGCTGCGGCGGGCTGATGCCCAACGCGGTGGCGCTGGTCAACGAGTACTCGCCCAAGCGGCTGCGCGGCACGATGGTGGCGCTGATGTTCAGCGGCTACTCGGTCGGCGGCATGGTGTCGGCCGGGCTGGGCATCTGGATGATCCCCAACCTGGGCTGGCGACCCATGTTCTGGATCGCGGTGCTGCCGCTGCTGTTCCTGCCGCTGGTGTGGTGGAAGCTGCCCGAGTCGCTGGGCTTCCTGATCCGGCGCGGCGACCAGGCCGGGGCGCGCGCCATCCACGCGCGCCTGCCCGGGGCGACGCCGCTGGGGCCGCAGGACGTGCTGGTCCACGACGCGCCCACCGGCGCGACGGCGTCGGTGGCCGAACTGTTCCGCGGCGGCCGCGGCCTGCGCACGCTGATGCTGTGGACGGCGTTCTTCTGCTGCCTGCTGCTGGTGTTCCTGCTCAGCTCGTGGCTGCCCAAGGTCATGCAGGAGGCCGGCTATGCGGAGAAGGCCAGCCTGCTGACGCTGTTCTCGCTCAACTTCGGCGGCATGGCCGGCGCGATCCTGGGCGGCCGCCTGGGTGATCGTTTCGGCCTGCCGCGGGTGGTGGTGGCGTACTTCGTGGCGGCCACGCTGTCCATCGCGCTGATCGGCTTCGACCTGCCGGTGGCGGCGCTGTTCGCGCTGGTCTTCGTCGCGGGCGCGGCGACCATCGGCACGCAGATCCTGCTCTACGCTAGCGTGGCCCAGCTCTACGAGCTGTCGATCCGCTCCACCGGCCTGGGCTGGGCCTCGGGCGTGGGCCGCATCGGCGCGATCGTCGGGCCGACGCTGGGTGGCGTGCTGCTGGCCAGGGAGCTGCCGCTGCAGCAGAACTTCCTGATCTTCGCCATTCCCGCGGCGCTGGCCACGCTGGCCACGCTGGTCTACGCGCTGTCTAGCCAGCCGCCGGTCGCCACGCCCCGCGTGGCGGTGGCCGCAGAAGCGCCCTGA
- the benD gene encoding benzoate diol dehydrogenase BenD, whose protein sequence is MSGRFAGQVMVVTGAAQGIGQGVAQRAAAEGAQVVLVDRADFVGEVAAAIGAQAVGFNADLETHAGAQAAMDFAARHFGGIDILVNNVGGAIRMRPYAAFEPAQIDAEIRRSLMPTLYGCHAVLPHLLTRGGGTIVNVSSNATRGIHRVPYSAAKGGINALTQSLAMELGAHNIRVVATAPGGTSAPPRRVPRNAEGDSAQEQAWMAQAVEQVTGSTFLKRYATVEEQVAPILFLASREASYITGSILPVAGGDTG, encoded by the coding sequence GTGAGCGGACGCTTCGCCGGGCAGGTGATGGTGGTGACCGGTGCCGCGCAGGGCATCGGCCAGGGCGTGGCGCAGCGCGCCGCGGCCGAGGGCGCGCAGGTGGTGCTGGTGGACCGCGCGGACTTCGTCGGCGAGGTCGCCGCGGCGATCGGCGCGCAGGCGGTGGGTTTCAACGCCGACCTGGAGACCCATGCGGGCGCGCAGGCGGCGATGGACTTCGCCGCGCGCCACTTCGGCGGCATCGACATCCTGGTCAACAACGTCGGTGGCGCGATCCGCATGCGCCCGTACGCGGCCTTCGAGCCGGCGCAGATCGACGCGGAGATCCGCCGCTCGCTGATGCCCACGCTGTACGGCTGCCACGCGGTGCTGCCGCATCTGTTGACGCGCGGCGGCGGCACCATCGTCAACGTCTCGTCCAACGCCACCCGCGGCATCCACCGCGTGCCGTACTCGGCGGCCAAGGGCGGCATCAACGCGCTGACCCAGTCGCTGGCCATGGAGCTGGGGGCGCACAACATCCGCGTGGTGGCCACCGCGCCGGGCGGCACGTCGGCGCCGCCGCGCCGGGTGCCGCGCAACGCCGAGGGCGACAGCGCGCAGGAACAGGCGTGGATGGCGCAGGCGGTCGAGCAGGTCACAGGCTCCACCTTCCTCAAGCGCTACGCGACCGTGGAGGAACAGGTCGCGCCGATCCTGTTCCTGGCCTCGCGCGAGGCCTCCTACATCACCGGCTCGATCCTGCCGGTCGCCGGCGGCGACACCGGCTGA
- the catA gene encoding catechol 1,2-dioxygenase encodes MSVSIFASRDVQDFLRTVTNLDGQDGDTRTKQVLHRILSDLFKAIEDLDLTPDEIWAGINYLNKLGQDNEAALLAAGIGLEHYIDMRLDEEDRLAGISGGTPRTIEGPLYVAGAPVTVRSARIDRDPDPDAGPLRIHGVVRGQDGAPLAGALVECWHANSKGFYSHFDPTGAQTEFNLRGTVKTGPDGRYEFLTRMPVGYGCPPQGATQQLLNRLARHGNRPAHVHFFVSGDDHRRLTTQFNIDGDPLLWDDFAFATRDGLVPPVKTGEGGKALGFEADTYQDIEFNFDLLPLEAGKDVQAVHRLRAAA; translated from the coding sequence ATGAGCGTCAGCATCTTCGCCAGTCGGGACGTGCAGGATTTCCTGCGCACCGTGACCAACCTGGACGGCCAGGACGGCGACACCCGGACCAAGCAGGTCCTGCACCGCATCCTGTCGGACCTGTTCAAGGCCATCGAGGACCTGGACCTGACGCCGGACGAGATCTGGGCCGGCATCAACTATCTCAACAAGCTCGGCCAGGACAACGAGGCGGCGCTGCTGGCCGCGGGCATCGGCCTGGAGCACTACATCGACATGCGCCTGGACGAGGAGGATCGCCTGGCCGGGATCAGCGGCGGCACGCCGCGCACCATCGAGGGCCCGCTGTATGTGGCCGGCGCGCCGGTCACGGTGCGCAGCGCGCGCATCGACCGCGACCCCGATCCCGATGCCGGCCCGCTGCGCATCCACGGCGTGGTGCGCGGCCAGGACGGCGCGCCGCTGGCCGGGGCGCTGGTGGAGTGCTGGCATGCCAACTCCAAGGGCTTCTACTCGCACTTCGATCCGACCGGGGCGCAGACCGAGTTCAACCTGCGCGGCACGGTCAAGACCGGGCCGGACGGGCGCTACGAGTTCCTGACCCGCATGCCGGTGGGCTACGGCTGTCCGCCGCAGGGCGCGACCCAGCAGCTGCTCAACCGCCTCGCGCGCCATGGCAACCGCCCCGCGCACGTGCACTTCTTCGTCAGCGGCGACGATCACCGCCGGCTGACCACGCAGTTCAACATCGACGGCGATCCGCTGCTGTGGGACGACTTCGCCTTCGCCACGCGCGATGGCCTGGTGCCGCCGGTGAAGACGGGCGAGGGCGGCAAGGCGCTGGGCTTCGAGGCCGACACCTACCAGGACATCGAATTCAACTTCGACCTGCTGCCGCTGGAAGCGGGCAAGGACGTCCAGGCCGTCCACCGGCTGCGCGCCGCCGCCTGA
- the salA gene encoding salicylate 1-monooxygenase has translation MSASAPLRIGIVGGGIAGVGLALGLARRPHLEVRLFESARAFGEIGAGVSFGPNAVRAIQGLGMGEAYAELADRTPAPHGDVWFEWRRGEDARLLGATRAPGVGQSSVHRADFLDALATRLPLGMTAFGKRAVGVEQGDDAARVHFADGSHYEGDLLIAADGIKSALRAEVLRPLGQLPVAPRFTGTCAYRGMIESERLRRAFIAAGVDTHLVDVPQMILGLDAHILTFPVKQGRLINVVAFVSDRSDPDPQWPQGQPWVREASSREMLEAYAHWGVAARTLLECIDAPTHWALHEGAQLPRYVHGRLALIGDAAHAMLPHQGAGAGQGLEDAYFFARLLSDPALTRAQLPALLEAYDAIRRPRACRVQRTSWEAGELYELRDPRVGGDDVGLGATLASRFDWIWNHDLDAEVEQARQAMNTVAA, from the coding sequence ATGAGCGCATCGGCGCCGCTGCGCATCGGCATCGTCGGCGGCGGCATCGCCGGCGTCGGCCTGGCGCTGGGCCTGGCGCGCAGGCCGCACCTGGAGGTGCGCCTGTTCGAATCCGCGCGCGCCTTCGGCGAGATCGGCGCGGGCGTGTCCTTCGGTCCCAACGCGGTGCGCGCGATCCAGGGCCTGGGCATGGGCGAGGCCTATGCCGAGCTGGCCGACCGCACGCCGGCGCCGCATGGCGATGTGTGGTTCGAATGGCGGCGCGGCGAAGATGCGCGCCTGCTCGGCGCCACGCGCGCGCCCGGGGTCGGGCAGTCGTCCGTGCATCGCGCCGATTTCCTGGATGCGCTGGCCACCCGCCTACCGCTCGGAATGACCGCCTTCGGCAAGCGCGCGGTCGGCGTGGAGCAGGGCGACGACGCGGCCCGCGTGCACTTCGCCGATGGCAGCCACTACGAGGGCGACCTGCTGATCGCCGCCGACGGCATCAAGTCGGCGCTGCGCGCCGAGGTGCTGCGGCCGCTGGGGCAGCTGCCCGTCGCGCCGCGCTTCACCGGCACCTGCGCCTATCGCGGCATGATCGAGAGCGAACGCCTGCGACGGGCCTTCATCGCCGCCGGCGTGGACACGCATTTGGTCGACGTCCCGCAGATGATCCTGGGGCTGGACGCCCACATCCTGACCTTTCCGGTCAAGCAGGGACGGCTGATCAACGTGGTCGCCTTCGTCTCCGATCGCAGCGATCCGGACCCGCAGTGGCCGCAGGGCCAGCCCTGGGTGCGTGAGGCCAGCAGCCGCGAGATGCTCGAGGCCTATGCGCACTGGGGCGTCGCCGCGCGCACGCTGCTGGAATGCATCGACGCGCCCACGCATTGGGCGCTGCACGAGGGCGCGCAGCTGCCGCGCTATGTGCACGGCCGCCTGGCACTGATCGGCGATGCCGCCCACGCCATGCTGCCTCACCAGGGCGCCGGCGCCGGCCAGGGGCTGGAGGACGCCTACTTCTTCGCCCGGCTGCTGTCCGACCCCGCGCTGACGCGGGCGCAGCTGCCGGCGCTGCTGGAGGCCTACGACGCCATCCGCAGGCCGCGCGCATGCCGGGTGCAGCGCACCTCGTGGGAGGCCGGCGAGCTCTACGAACTGCGCGATCCGCGGGTCGGCGGGGACGACGTGGGGCTGGGCGCCACGCTGGCCTCGCGCTTCGACTGGATCTGGAACCACGACCTGGATGCCGAGGTGGAACAGGCGCGCCAGGCCATGAACACCGTCGCGGCCTGA
- a CDS encoding Rieske 2Fe-2S domain-containing protein, with amino-acid sequence MSAIIEPTRDIAQLLATAVQDDPEAGIFRCRRDIFTDAELFELEMKVLFESNWVYLAHESQIPENNDYFTTYIGRQPVVITRDKTGELHAVINACAHRGAMLCRRKHGNKGSFTCPFHGWTFSNTGKLLKVKDEKTTQYPPQFGEGGSHDLKRVPRFASYRGFLFGSLSEDVLPLEEHLGQTRVIIDQIVDQAPDGLEVLRGSSSYIYDGNWKLQMENGADGYHVSSVHWNYSATMSRRKETGTKAVDANGWSKSIGGVYGFEHGHILLWTQSLNPEVRPVWAHREEIAQRVGAERAEFITRQTRNLCLYPNVYLMDQFSTQIRVARPISVDKTEITIYCFGVKGESAEERATRIRQYEDFFNVSGMGTADDLEEFRACQQGYAGTAALWNDLSRGAPMWIEGADENARKMGMQPLLSGGRSEDEGLFVRQHAYWAQAMRRALADGADGEAA; translated from the coding sequence ATGTCTGCGATCATCGAACCCACCCGCGACATCGCGCAGCTGCTGGCCACCGCGGTGCAGGACGACCCGGAGGCCGGCATCTTCCGCTGCCGGCGCGACATCTTCACCGACGCCGAGCTGTTCGAGCTGGAGATGAAGGTCCTGTTCGAATCGAACTGGGTGTACCTGGCGCACGAGAGCCAGATTCCCGAGAACAACGACTACTTCACCACCTACATCGGCCGCCAGCCGGTGGTGATCACCCGCGACAAGACCGGCGAGCTGCATGCGGTGATCAACGCCTGCGCGCACCGCGGCGCGATGCTGTGCCGGCGCAAGCACGGCAACAAGGGCAGCTTCACCTGTCCCTTCCACGGCTGGACCTTCAGCAACACCGGCAAGCTGCTCAAGGTCAAGGACGAGAAGACCACCCAGTACCCGCCGCAGTTCGGCGAGGGCGGCTCGCACGATCTCAAGCGGGTGCCGCGCTTCGCCAGCTATCGCGGCTTCCTGTTCGGCAGCCTCTCCGAGGACGTGCTGCCGCTGGAGGAGCACCTGGGCCAGACGCGGGTGATCATCGACCAGATCGTCGACCAGGCGCCCGACGGCCTGGAGGTGCTGCGCGGCAGCTCGTCCTACATCTACGACGGCAACTGGAAGCTGCAGATGGAGAACGGCGCCGACGGCTATCACGTCAGCTCGGTGCACTGGAACTACTCGGCCACCATGAGCCGGCGCAAGGAGACCGGCACCAAGGCGGTGGACGCTAACGGCTGGAGCAAGAGCATCGGCGGCGTCTACGGCTTCGAGCACGGCCACATCCTGCTGTGGACCCAGTCGCTCAACCCGGAGGTGCGGCCGGTCTGGGCGCACCGCGAGGAGATCGCCCAGCGCGTGGGCGCCGAGCGCGCCGAGTTCATCACCCGGCAGACGCGCAACCTGTGCCTGTATCCCAACGTCTATCTGATGGATCAGTTCTCCACCCAGATCCGCGTCGCTCGCCCGATCAGCGTGGACAAGACCGAGATCACCATCTACTGCTTCGGGGTCAAGGGCGAGAGCGCCGAGGAGCGGGCCACCCGCATCCGCCAGTACGAGGACTTCTTCAACGTCTCGGGCATGGGCACGGCCGACGATCTGGAGGAGTTCCGCGCTTGCCAGCAGGGCTATGCCGGCACGGCCGCGCTGTGGAACGACCTCAGCCGCGGCGCGCCGATGTGGATCGAAGGCGCGGACGAGAACGCCAGGAAGATGGGCATGCAGCCGCTGCTGTCCGGCGGCCGCAGCGAGGACGAGGGCCTGTTCGTGCGCCAGCATGCGTACTGGGCGCAGGCCATGCGCCGCGCGCTGGCGGACGGGGCCGACGGGGAGGCCGCGTGA
- the benC gene encoding benzoate 1,2-dioxygenase electron transfer component BenC — protein MSYRIALNFEDGVTRFIDCNPGEKVLDAAFRARVNLPMDCSDGVCGTCKCRAEAGAYDLGEDYIDDALSADEAAAGLVLTCQMVPASDCTIAVPVTSAACKTGTSRFRAAVVDVVPHADAALELKLEALEDAPAFLPGQYVNITVPGSGGQTRSYSFSSPPGSDTPAFLIKRVPGGLMSGYLDSASPGQVLELTGPLGSFYLRAVTRPVLMLAGGTGLAPFLAMLAQLERTGSAHPVHLMYGVTRGADLVLVEQLQGFAERLDFFSFTTCVVDPASRHPKVGYVTDHLPPEALHAGEVDVYLCGPPPMVDAVRNHFTAIALSPANFYYEKFTPNAPASAPQDLAA, from the coding sequence ATGAGCTATCGCATCGCGTTGAACTTCGAGGACGGCGTCACCCGCTTCATCGACTGCAACCCCGGCGAGAAGGTGCTGGACGCCGCGTTCCGCGCCAGGGTCAACCTGCCGATGGACTGCTCGGACGGGGTGTGCGGCACCTGCAAGTGCCGCGCCGAGGCTGGTGCCTACGATCTGGGCGAGGACTACATCGACGATGCGCTGAGCGCCGACGAGGCGGCGGCCGGGCTGGTGCTGACCTGCCAGATGGTGCCCGCCAGCGATTGCACGATCGCCGTGCCGGTGACCTCGGCGGCCTGCAAGACCGGCACGTCCCGCTTCCGGGCCGCGGTGGTGGACGTGGTGCCGCACGCGGACGCCGCGCTGGAGTTGAAGCTGGAGGCGCTGGAAGACGCGCCTGCGTTCCTGCCCGGCCAGTACGTCAACATCACCGTGCCGGGCAGCGGCGGGCAGACGCGCTCCTACTCCTTCAGCTCGCCGCCGGGCTCGGACACGCCCGCGTTCCTGATCAAGCGCGTGCCCGGCGGCCTGATGAGCGGCTACCTGGACAGCGCCAGCCCCGGCCAGGTGCTGGAGCTGACCGGCCCGCTCGGCAGCTTCTATCTGCGCGCGGTGACGCGGCCGGTGCTGATGCTGGCCGGCGGCACCGGCCTGGCGCCGTTCCTGGCGATGCTGGCCCAGCTCGAGCGCACCGGCAGCGCCCACCCGGTGCACCTGATGTATGGCGTCACCCGCGGCGCCGACCTGGTGCTGGTGGAGCAGCTGCAGGGCTTCGCCGAGCGGCTGGACTTCTTCAGCTTCACCACCTGCGTGGTCGATCCGGCCTCGCGCCATCCCAAGGTGGGCTATGTCACCGACCATCTGCCGCCCGAGGCGCTGCATGCGGGCGAGGTGGACGTCTATCTGTGCGGCCCGCCGCCGATGGTCGATGCGGTGCGCAACCACTTCACCGCGATCGCCCTGAGCCCCGCCAACTTCTACTACGAGAAGTTCACGCCCAACGCGCCGGCCAGCGCGCCGCAGGACCTGGCCGCGTGA